The following are encoded together in the Fundidesulfovibrio putealis DSM 16056 genome:
- the ruvX gene encoding Holliday junction resolvase RuvX: MKTLGIDFGLKRVGLALTDPAGSMAFPHKTIERVERHGQSGRDALFAELVDIVAQEGVELIVVGWPAPPDGIDSMTARQATNFAASMARRVTVPVLLMDETLSSSEALDDLRAAGVKQAKRKAILDQQAAVRILQSYIAAPDAARPVERKY; the protein is encoded by the coding sequence GTGAAAACCCTCGGCATCGATTTCGGCCTCAAGCGCGTGGGGCTGGCCCTCACCGACCCTGCCGGGTCCATGGCCTTCCCCCACAAGACCATCGAGCGCGTGGAGCGCCACGGCCAGTCCGGGCGCGACGCCCTGTTCGCGGAGCTCGTGGACATCGTGGCGCAGGAAGGCGTTGAGCTCATCGTGGTGGGCTGGCCCGCCCCCCCGGACGGCATCGACAGCATGACCGCCCGCCAGGCGACCAACTTCGCAGCCAGCATGGCCCGGCGCGTGACCGTCCCGGTCCTGCTCATGGACGAGACGCTCTCCAGCTCGGAGGCCCTGGACGACCTGCGCGCTGCCGGGGTCAAGCAGGCCAAGCGCAAGGCTATCCTTGACCAGCAGGCCGCCGTGCGCATTCTGCAGAGCTACATTGCGGCCCCGGATGCGGCGAGGCCCGTGGAGAGGAAATACTGA
- a CDS encoding TrbC/VirB2 family protein, giving the protein MRKLYLSLTSATILTLTTCSMALASSASGLDQFTSPLEKFIGYITGPWGRYIAIAGIALVGFYFIRHKEDLTGGVKLALDVILAICFIALATNVVDGLFSFSGALV; this is encoded by the coding sequence ATGAGAAAACTGTATTTGTCCCTGACCAGCGCGACCATCCTGACGTTGACGACCTGCTCCATGGCGTTGGCTTCGTCCGCCAGCGGGCTCGACCAGTTCACCAGCCCTCTGGAAAAGTTCATCGGCTACATCACCGGGCCTTGGGGCAGATATATCGCCATCGCGGGCATCGCCTTGGTGGGGTTCTATTTCATCCGTCACAAGGAGGATCTGACCGGTGGCGTGAAGCTCGCGCTCGACGTCATCCTGGCCATCTGCTTCATCGCCCTGGCCACGAATGTGGTTGACGGCCTGTTCAGCTTCAGCGGGGCGCTTGTATGA
- the trbD gene encoding conjugal transfer protein TrbD — protein MSIAPRKTPIRQSLHRHNHVMGAERDPVLYLALASFMVAMAGMNKIGAAVAVLLYISGMFVLRRLAKADPMMCRVWWRHSLQQLYYPAKSSIWSLGSQDWRKS, from the coding sequence ATGAGCATCGCGCCGCGCAAAACCCCCATCCGGCAATCTCTACACCGTCACAACCACGTCATGGGAGCGGAGCGCGATCCGGTTCTGTACCTGGCGCTTGCGTCCTTCATGGTGGCCATGGCCGGGATGAACAAGATCGGGGCGGCCGTGGCCGTGCTGCTCTACATCAGCGGGATGTTCGTCCTGCGCAGGCTGGCCAAGGCCGACCCCATGATGTGCCGGGTCTGGTGGCGGCACAGCCTGCAACAGCTCTACTATCCCGCAAAATCCAGCATCTGGAGCCTCGGATCGCAGGACTGGAGGAAATCCTGA
- a CDS encoding helix-turn-helix domain-containing protein — MFFVLFSPSRKGLKQLENLTGWDAKRDHVEEFVMRTFDLSFSAVILYGCLIKRCGPRGHCWPGQATLARDMRRSVRSVQAAIQDLKKAGLIAVENGGRRSNIYRLVLHPAILAERARRRPRAVSRQGQPDQAGRHGNGSYQTSSCRTQPAVYPAEKCARNNKEEIQKTPLPPARRGEAMELAPVPAFAGSDSRRRPKAVLRQVKRSEKAGRVARLSQDELAEADKTFGVILAVWPENKNPDPGKAKRLWRYLWRSGVLPDAAFLVTTIRENLERNFRWLRGYAPYLANWLWARRWEEELPEAPRKALQDGHEAEGQESTGAVSAQADTSNKAGHAPNVQENAKGHRHEEKQGLPARIQEALDAMALGLGRALSGRERSTAISALIRLGTRRSYPAREALRQEAQAYAALAEEEFFAWIRTSLVPWAEDHCETHETTDAKAA; from the coding sequence GTGTTTTTTGTACTTTTCTCTCCAAGTCGCAAGGGCTTGAAACAATTGGAAAATCTCACGGGATGGGACGCGAAACGCGACCATGTGGAGGAGTTTGTCATGAGAACATTCGACCTCTCGTTTTCAGCGGTGATTCTCTACGGCTGCCTCATCAAGCGGTGCGGGCCGCGCGGCCATTGCTGGCCAGGCCAGGCCACCTTGGCGCGAGACATGCGCAGGAGCGTGCGCTCCGTCCAGGCAGCGATCCAGGACCTGAAAAAGGCAGGGCTCATCGCCGTGGAGAACGGCGGGCGGCGCAGCAACATCTATCGGCTGGTGCTCCATCCCGCGATCCTGGCGGAAAGGGCGCGCCGGAGGCCGAGGGCCGTTTCGAGGCAAGGCCAGCCGGATCAGGCCGGAAGACACGGAAATGGATCGTACCAAACAAGTTCATGCCGCACGCAACCTGCTGTTTATCCCGCAGAAAAGTGCGCACGAAATAATAAAGAAGAAATACAGAAGACCCCCCTACCCCCCGCAAGACGGGGGGAGGCGATGGAGCTGGCACCGGTACCCGCTTTTGCCGGGAGCGACAGCCGCAGAAGACCGAAGGCAGTTTTACGCCAAGTGAAGAGATCGGAGAAAGCAGGGCGCGTCGCCCGGCTCAGTCAGGACGAGCTTGCCGAGGCAGACAAAACGTTCGGGGTGATCCTGGCGGTTTGGCCTGAAAACAAAAATCCCGATCCGGGCAAAGCCAAGCGCCTGTGGCGATACCTTTGGCGCTCCGGAGTCCTACCCGATGCGGCCTTCCTGGTGACGACCATCAGGGAAAACCTCGAACGCAATTTCCGTTGGCTGAGAGGCTATGCCCCGTACTTGGCCAACTGGCTCTGGGCCAGGCGCTGGGAGGAGGAACTTCCTGAAGCGCCGAGGAAGGCGCTCCAGGATGGCCATGAGGCCGAAGGCCAGGAATCCACCGGAGCAGTAAGCGCGCAGGCGGATACCTCGAACAAGGCTGGGCACGCTCCGAACGTCCAGGAGAATGCCAAGGGCCACCGCCATGAGGAAAAGCAGGGACTTCCCGCCAGAATCCAGGAGGCCTTGGACGCCATGGCGCTGGGTCTGGGACGCGCCCTGTCCGGCCGGGAGAGATCCACGGCAATCTCGGCACTCATCCGGCTGGGCACCAGACGGTCTTATCCGGCCCGGGAAGCCTTGAGGCAGGAAGCACAAGCTTATGCCGCCTTAGCCGAGGAGGAGTTCTTCGCATGGATTCGAACGTCTCTTGTTCCATGGGCCGAAGACCACTGTGAAACACATGAAACCACGGATGCAAAGGCAGCGTAA
- the mltG gene encoding endolytic transglycosylase MltG, with amino-acid sequence MLRRALSLLVLLVLAAGGFALWQGHRFLTVPPESPGREVTIRVDQGMSFEQITGLLHKEGLITDPLGFKLLAKYTKQDGRLKAGEYLLNTGYTPQKVLDQLVSGQAILYRVSVPEGLTMRQIARLTEQAGLGSAESFDKAARDKELLAKYAIPAASAEGFLFPETYLFTRKPGNDARQVVEAMLAQFAKNAAKVWPNGAPEGKALFEAVILASIVEKETGQSGERGKIAGVFANRMSKKMLLQTDPTIIYGLGEKFDGNLKRAHLDDPKNLYNTYQHPGLPPGPICNPGLEALKAAASPEVHDYLYFVARNDGTHQFSKSLDEHNAAVVKYQLRKGK; translated from the coding sequence ATGCTCAGGCGCGCTCTTTCCCTCCTGGTTCTCCTGGTTCTGGCCGCTGGCGGGTTCGCCCTCTGGCAGGGGCACCGCTTCCTGACCGTCCCCCCGGAATCTCCTGGGCGCGAGGTCACCATACGCGTGGACCAGGGCATGAGCTTCGAGCAGATCACCGGCCTCCTGCACAAGGAAGGCCTCATCACCGACCCGCTGGGCTTCAAGCTACTGGCCAAGTACACCAAGCAGGACGGCAGGCTCAAAGCCGGGGAATATCTCCTGAATACGGGCTACACGCCCCAGAAGGTGCTGGACCAGCTGGTGAGCGGGCAGGCCATCCTGTACCGGGTCAGCGTGCCCGAGGGCCTGACCATGCGCCAGATCGCCCGCCTCACCGAGCAGGCCGGACTTGGCAGCGCCGAGAGCTTCGACAAAGCCGCGCGCGACAAGGAGTTGCTGGCCAAATACGCCATTCCCGCTGCCAGCGCCGAGGGGTTCCTGTTCCCCGAGACCTATCTCTTCACCAGAAAGCCCGGCAACGACGCCCGGCAGGTGGTGGAAGCCATGCTGGCCCAGTTCGCCAAGAACGCGGCCAAGGTCTGGCCGAACGGCGCGCCCGAGGGCAAGGCGCTCTTCGAGGCCGTGATCCTGGCCTCCATCGTGGAGAAGGAGACCGGACAGTCCGGCGAGCGCGGCAAGATCGCCGGGGTCTTCGCCAACCGCATGAGCAAGAAGATGCTCCTCCAGACCGACCCCACCATCATCTACGGGCTAGGCGAGAAGTTCGACGGCAACCTGAAGCGCGCCCATCTGGACGACCCCAAGAACCTTTACAACACCTATCAGCATCCCGGCCTGCCGCCCGGACCCATATGCAACCCCGGCCTGGAAGCGCTCAAGGCCGCCGCCAGCCCCGAGGTGCACGACTATCTGTACTTCGTGGCCAGAAACGACGGCACGCACCAGTTCTCCAAGAGCCTGGACGAGCATAATGCCGCCGTGGTGAAGTATCAGCTGCGCAAAGGGAAATAA
- a CDS encoding VirB4 family type IV secretion/conjugal transfer ATPase: MLDLRQFRSRNRGLGTVLPYAALVEPGIVMCKDGTFLAGFEISGHDTASSTPDELAGVSAQFNNATRVLGTNWLLNVDAVRAKYRAYSSPEKSFFPDPITQMIDDERRSYFGGDVYRTRTCVTLAFRPDLGVQKVAAAARVGGATSSALERSLAVFKHTLLEFEDAMSAVLASMRRLEDYPIEEEDGEVWYSELLSHLQLCVSGVDQPVRIPRCPMYLDALLGSEDLVGGFAPRLGEKRLAVVAIDGLPQESWPSMLASIDGLPLQYRFSTRFICLDQYDAQKEINTYRKAWKQGVVGFFDKLFNHANPRLNRDAQLMEADAEEALTEVQGGYVGAGYVTSNVVLMHEDETELRDWARELRRTFITMGFGCRIESINAMEAWFGSHPGNWFANVRRPMVNTMNLADLLPLSSVWTGEEFCPCPFYPAESPPLMVCTTDGATPVWINLHVGDVGHTLIYGPPGSGKSTLLALIAAQFRRYERAQIFAFDKGMSLYPLCTATGGTHHELGKDKGLAFAPLQHIDDHADRVWAEGWIADLLVLQEVKVTPAIRNAIHAAMELLAGNPRNMRSLSDFVNQVQDDTVKEGLRYYTRYGTMGHLLDAESDTLDISSFLTFDVEELMGMGDKTLIPVLLYLFRRIERALTGQPTVILLDEAWIMLGHPVFLAKIREWLKVMRKANCAVVLATQNISDAAESGIMNVLADSCHTKVFLANVSAREINQRPYYEAVGLNDRQIDIISTARPKRDYYWVTPEGRRLVQLGLQKKALAFVGVSDKESIARIKVLQETHKESWPQEWLKERAA, encoded by the coding sequence ATGCTCGACCTGAGACAGTTCCGGTCGAGAAACCGGGGCCTGGGAACCGTCTTGCCGTACGCTGCCCTTGTTGAACCGGGCATCGTCATGTGCAAGGACGGCACGTTTCTGGCCGGGTTCGAGATCAGCGGTCACGACACCGCATCGAGCACGCCGGATGAACTGGCCGGCGTTTCCGCGCAGTTCAACAACGCGACTCGGGTCCTGGGCACCAACTGGCTGCTCAATGTGGACGCCGTACGTGCCAAATACCGGGCGTATTCTTCGCCTGAAAAGAGTTTCTTCCCCGATCCGATCACCCAAATGATCGACGATGAGCGCCGGAGCTACTTCGGCGGTGATGTGTACCGGACACGCACATGCGTCACCCTGGCGTTCAGGCCGGATTTGGGAGTGCAGAAGGTGGCTGCGGCCGCACGGGTCGGAGGGGCCACTTCCAGCGCTCTTGAACGATCCCTGGCCGTTTTCAAGCATACCCTCCTGGAGTTCGAGGACGCCATGTCTGCCGTTCTGGCGTCCATGCGCAGGCTGGAGGACTACCCGATCGAGGAGGAGGACGGGGAGGTCTGGTACAGCGAACTCCTGTCCCACTTGCAACTGTGCGTGAGCGGCGTGGACCAGCCGGTGCGCATCCCGCGATGCCCCATGTACCTGGATGCGTTGTTGGGGTCCGAAGATCTTGTCGGTGGCTTCGCCCCCCGGCTTGGCGAAAAACGCCTCGCCGTGGTGGCCATCGACGGACTGCCGCAGGAGAGCTGGCCATCCATGCTGGCCAGCATCGACGGACTGCCTTTGCAGTACCGGTTTTCCACCAGGTTCATTTGCCTGGACCAGTATGACGCCCAGAAGGAGATCAATACCTACCGGAAAGCGTGGAAGCAGGGCGTCGTCGGCTTCTTCGACAAGCTCTTCAACCACGCGAATCCGCGACTGAACCGGGATGCCCAGCTCATGGAGGCGGACGCCGAGGAGGCGCTCACAGAGGTCCAGGGCGGGTATGTCGGAGCCGGATACGTCACTTCCAACGTCGTCTTGATGCATGAGGATGAAACGGAGTTGCGCGACTGGGCTCGCGAATTGCGCCGGACGTTCATCACCATGGGTTTCGGATGCCGCATCGAGTCCATCAATGCGATGGAAGCGTGGTTCGGTTCGCACCCGGGCAACTGGTTCGCCAATGTCCGCAGGCCCATGGTCAACACCATGAACCTCGCGGACTTGCTCCCTCTCTCCAGCGTCTGGACCGGCGAGGAGTTCTGCCCCTGTCCGTTCTATCCGGCCGAGTCGCCACCGCTCATGGTCTGCACGACCGATGGCGCCACGCCGGTCTGGATCAACCTCCATGTGGGGGATGTCGGGCACACGCTGATTTACGGGCCTCCTGGCTCCGGTAAGTCCACATTGTTGGCCCTGATCGCCGCACAGTTCAGGCGATATGAGCGGGCGCAGATATTCGCGTTCGACAAGGGTATGAGCCTGTATCCGTTGTGCACCGCCACGGGCGGCACACACCACGAACTCGGCAAGGATAAGGGACTGGCCTTCGCTCCCCTGCAACACATTGACGATCATGCCGACCGCGTGTGGGCCGAGGGTTGGATTGCCGACTTGCTGGTGTTGCAGGAAGTGAAGGTGACTCCGGCGATCCGCAACGCCATTCACGCGGCCATGGAGCTGTTGGCGGGGAACCCGCGCAACATGCGCAGCCTGTCGGATTTCGTGAACCAGGTCCAGGACGACACGGTGAAGGAGGGCCTTCGGTACTATACCCGCTACGGGACCATGGGCCACCTGCTCGATGCCGAGTCGGACACCTTGGATATCAGCTCCTTTCTGACCTTCGATGTCGAGGAGTTGATGGGCATGGGGGATAAAACCCTTATCCCAGTGCTGTTGTACCTGTTCCGACGCATCGAGCGCGCGCTCACGGGCCAGCCCACGGTCATTCTCCTCGATGAGGCTTGGATCATGCTTGGCCATCCCGTGTTCCTGGCCAAGATCAGGGAGTGGCTGAAAGTGATGCGTAAGGCCAACTGCGCGGTTGTTCTGGCCACGCAGAACATTTCTGACGCTGCCGAATCAGGCATCATGAACGTCCTGGCCGACTCCTGCCACACGAAAGTGTTCCTCGCGAACGTTTCCGCCCGTGAGATCAACCAGCGTCCCTACTACGAAGCGGTTGGCCTAAACGACCGCCAGATCGACATCATTTCCACCGCCAGGCCCAAGCGGGATTACTACTGGGTCACGCCTGAAGGTCGGCGGCTCGTGCAGTTGGGATTGCAGAAGAAGGCCCTGGCGTTCGTCGGCGTCAGCGACAAGGAAAGCATCGCCAGGATCAAGGTCCTACAGGAAACCCACAAGGAATCGTGGCCACAAGAGTGGCTCAAGGAGAGAGCGGCATGA
- a CDS encoding nucleotide-binding protein: protein MKHVHWILQGKGGVGKTFTAFVLHQYFQAKGMEVMGVDTDVVNHSYAAYKQFNVHVLPLLKDEDLIDKEKFDAIVEMVSTMPDSTCMVVDSGASTFYPATKYLKQQEIPQMFGEMGVRLMMHTVVTGGQALQDTVDGLALVMKFFPNVPIVVWLNHKDGVVKHDGKRFQEWDFYHESAKLIHAVIDLPERDESTFGKNLRELLARNQTFEDALAPESELYLMVKHRLKIYWRDIFTVVDAAGLLEEA, encoded by the coding sequence ATGAAACATGTGCATTGGATTCTTCAGGGCAAAGGCGGCGTCGGCAAGACGTTCACAGCGTTCGTCCTCCATCAGTATTTCCAGGCCAAAGGCATGGAAGTGATGGGGGTGGACACCGACGTCGTGAATCACTCCTACGCGGCATACAAGCAGTTCAATGTGCATGTGCTGCCACTGCTCAAGGACGAGGACTTGATCGACAAGGAGAAGTTCGACGCAATCGTGGAGATGGTCAGCACGATGCCGGACTCAACGTGCATGGTGGTCGACTCCGGGGCGTCCACCTTCTATCCGGCGACTAAGTACCTGAAGCAGCAAGAGATTCCGCAGATGTTCGGCGAAATGGGCGTACGTCTGATGATGCACACGGTCGTCACGGGTGGCCAGGCGTTGCAGGACACCGTGGACGGCTTGGCCCTGGTGATGAAGTTCTTCCCGAATGTTCCCATCGTCGTGTGGCTCAATCACAAGGACGGAGTGGTGAAGCACGACGGGAAGCGGTTCCAGGAGTGGGATTTCTACCACGAGAGCGCAAAGTTGATCCACGCGGTGATCGACCTTCCTGAGCGCGACGAATCGACGTTCGGCAAGAACCTGCGGGAACTTCTGGCGCGCAACCAGACCTTTGAAGATGCGTTGGCCCCGGAGTCGGAACTGTACCTGATGGTGAAGCACCGCTTGAAGATCTACTGGCGGGACATTTTCACCGTCGTGGACGCGGCTGGGCTCCTGGAGGAGGCGTGA
- the trbB gene encoding P-type conjugative transfer ATPase TrbB, which produces MIDDRLLRNLEQAMGPVAMEALRDPDVLEIMLNPDGRLWLEKFGEPMFEACRMSPAEGQKILSLVASALGVTITACSPVVEGEFPIDGSRIEGVIPPLAPGPSFCIRKKPARVFTLAEYAEAGIMDARTKDFLEEAVLRHANIIVAGGTGSGKTTLVNALIETMSRLCPHDRVLVMEDTCEIQISSQNAVSLRTAEGWDMQKITKVMMRMRPDRIIPGEVRDRAALEVLKAWNTGHDGGIATLHANSALEALRRLEQLVAEVTPAPMQWTIGSAVDVVVFIEKSMEGRRVSQVMHVDGYDEQSKSYSTKFIVNNRHSSRAEAWHEKYIVGEAA; this is translated from the coding sequence ATGATTGACGACCGTCTCTTGCGAAACCTGGAGCAGGCCATGGGGCCAGTGGCCATGGAAGCGCTCCGCGATCCGGACGTGCTGGAGATCATGCTCAACCCCGACGGCCGGCTGTGGCTGGAGAAGTTCGGCGAGCCGATGTTCGAGGCCTGCCGCATGTCACCTGCTGAGGGACAAAAAATCCTCTCCCTTGTGGCCAGCGCCCTGGGCGTGACAATCACGGCATGCTCACCCGTGGTGGAAGGGGAATTCCCTATCGACGGAAGCCGGATAGAGGGAGTGATTCCTCCCCTGGCTCCTGGCCCCTCCTTTTGCATTCGGAAAAAACCCGCGCGCGTGTTCACCCTGGCCGAGTACGCCGAGGCGGGCATTATGGATGCCAGGACCAAGGATTTCCTGGAAGAGGCGGTCCTGAGACACGCCAATATCATCGTTGCGGGTGGCACTGGCTCCGGCAAGACCACCCTCGTCAACGCGCTCATCGAAACCATGTCCAGGCTGTGCCCGCATGACCGCGTGCTGGTCATGGAAGACACCTGCGAAATCCAGATTTCTAGCCAGAATGCTGTCTCTCTCCGCACCGCCGAGGGCTGGGACATGCAGAAGATCACCAAGGTCATGATGCGCATGCGCCCGGATCGGATCATCCCGGGCGAAGTGCGCGACAGGGCCGCCCTGGAAGTCCTGAAGGCATGGAACACCGGCCACGACGGGGGGATAGCAACCCTGCACGCGAACAGCGCCCTGGAGGCGCTGAGGCGCTTGGAGCAACTTGTAGCGGAAGTGACGCCTGCCCCCATGCAATGGACTATCGGTAGCGCCGTGGATGTAGTCGTTTTCATCGAGAAGAGCATGGAAGGCAGAAGAGTGTCGCAGGTAATGCATGTGGATGGCTATGACGAGCAAAGCAAGTCGTATTCCACGAAGTTCATTGTGAACAATCGGCACTCATCCCGTGCCGAAGCATGGCATGAAAAATACATCGTTGGAGAAGCAGCATGA